The following coding sequences are from one Triticum aestivum cultivar Chinese Spring chromosome 5A, IWGSC CS RefSeq v2.1, whole genome shotgun sequence window:
- the LOC123102641 gene encoding acyl carrier protein 1, chloroplastic, with protein MAHCLAAVASFSPSAVRRRLSSQVANVISSRSSVSFRSQKMSFVSISSRPSSLRFKICCSATGETQAKKETVDKVCMIVKKQLAVPDGTPVTAESKFSELGADSLDTVEIVMGLEEEFNITVDETSAQDIATVQDAADLIEKLVTEKTA; from the exons ATGGCGCACTGCCTCGCCGCCGTTGCCTCCTTCTCGCCGTCCGCCGTCCGCCGGCGGCTGTCCAGCCAG GTGGCTAATGTAATTTCGAGCCGGAGCTCAGTTTCCTTCCGTAGCCAGAAGATGAGCTTTGTATCCATCAGTTCAAGACCGAGTTCACTTCGGTTTAAGATTTGTTGTTCG GCCACAGGTGAGACACAGGCCAAGAAAGAGACAGTCGACAAGGTTTGTATGATAGTCAAGAAGCAGCTGGCAGTCCCTGATGGGACCCCTGTCACAGCGGAGTCAAAATTTTCTGAACTTGGTGCTGACTCACTGGATACG GTTGAGATTGTGATGGGCCTCGAGGAAGAGTTCAACATCACCGTTGATGAAACAAGCGCGCAGGACATTGCAACCGTGCAGGATGCAGCGGACCTTATCGAGAAGCTTGTGACAGAGAAGACCGCGTAA
- the LOC123106714 gene encoding uncharacterized protein: protein MLFNKPERDTHHTSPLEKRSRHRRTIRKRKRKKEERENGIFYLILRPSPPWPRLCFSLEGATFLRFSPVSPSSPLSTSISINASSPRRLLPHAPRAAGRGSDKDNRVQELRVPDSWLTPTGAAQESEWLRGTLHKWLDDEYCPEPANVDISNTAARSYHESLTAKQSDVGEILMKMVGDLQELSYQESFHGAFSAANAAVRLITQRMEPSAGE from the exons ATGTTGTTCAATAAGCCGGAAAGGGACACACACCACACCTCACCTCTCGAGAAAAGAAGTAGACATAGAAGAACCAtaagaaaaaggaagagaaaaaaagaagaaagggaaAATGGAATCTTCTACCTCATCCTCCGCCCTTCTCCTCCATGGCCTCGCTTGTGCTTCTCCCTCGAAGGCGCGACCTTTCTTCGTTTTTCCCCCGTCAGCCCGTCCTCCCCACTCTCGACCTCCATCTCCATCAACGCCTCCTCTCCACGGCGGCTCTTGCCCCATGCTCCTCGCGCTGCCGGCCGCGGCAGTGACAAGGACAAccgcgtgcaggagctgagggtgCCTGATTCTTGGCTCACGCCCACAGGAGCAGCACAG GAATCCGAATGGCTGAGGGGAACGCTGCACAAGTGGCTGGACGATGAGTACTGCCCAGAGCCGGCCAACGTGGACATCAGCAACACCGCCGCAAGGTCGTACCACGAGTCCCTGACGGCGAAGCAATCTGACGTGGGAGAGATCCTGATGAAGATGGTCGGGGATCTGCAGGAGCTGTCGTACCAGGAGAGCTTCCACGGGGCCTTCTCCGCCGCCAACGCCGCGGTGCGTTTGATAACGCAGAGGATGGAGCCGTCAGCCGGTGAGTGA